Genomic segment of Bdellovibrio bacteriovorus:
TATTTTTTTAGATTCTTCAATGCCTCTTCAGCACTGATCACGCGATTAAATGCAGTTTTCACATCAGCTTCTTTAAGGAAACCGTTTTCAATCATCCATTTGTCGTTGAAGGCTTTGCTCAGATATTGGCGACCGCTATCCGGGAAGATCACGACGATGTTTGAAGGCTTTTCTAGCTTTTCAGAAGCTTTCAATGCGCCCACAAGAGCTGTTGCGCTGGATGGTCCAACCAACAAGCCTTCTTCCGACACCAAACGACGTGTCATATCAAAAGCTTCGGGGTCGCTGACACGAATAAAACCATCGTAAATATCCAAGTGAACGTTTCCTGGAAGCATATCTTCACCGATACCTTCCACTTTGTAAGAACCTGGAGGATCCACAATCTTTTTATGATAAAAAAGATCGTAAAGAATACTTCCGATCGGATCGGCGCAGATCACCTTTACGTCAGATTTCTTCTCTTTAAGAAATTTCGCGCAACCTGAAAGAGTCCCGCCGGTACCAGCTCCGCCTACCAGCATATCAATCTTTCCATCCATCTGTTCCCAGATTTCTGGACCCGTCGTTCTATAGTGACGAGTAGGATTGTCCGGATTAAAGAATTGATTCGCTAAAAATGCGCCCGGAGTCTGCTCCGCGATCTTTTTTGAGACAGAATAATGACTGAGTGGATCTTCCGGTTCCACCATCGGAGTGATAACGACTTGAGCTCCATAAGCACGCAATAAAGCACGCTTTTCTTCGCTCATCTTTTCAGGCATCACGAAAATACATTTATAACCTTTAACCGCGGCCGCCAAAGCCAAGCCTACGCCCGTGTTTCCGGAAGTTGCTTCGACAATAGTGCCACCAGGCTTTAAATCGCCGCGCTTTTCAGCCTCTTCGATCATGGCAACGGCCACGCGGTCCTTAATACTGCCACCCGGGTTAAAATATTCTACTTTAGCAAAGAATTTATGCTTTGAACCCTTTGTGACGTTGTGAAGAGCCACTATCGGCGTGTCGCCGACAGTATCCAAAATCGAATTATAGATTTGTGACATGATTTACTATCTTTCTAAGTCATTTCTTCTTCTGTTGGGACGAAGAAGGACTGAATTCATCGACTGCAAAACTGTATTCATTTGAGTCAAAGGATCTACGGAATAGTCCATGCCAAGCTCAGTCGTCAGTTGCTTCACAAGTTGACGGCTCGGTTGATCTTTCATCAATTCGTCCACCAATTTTTCTAAAGCAGCCTGTTTTTTGTCTGATTGTGCCATGGGCCTTCCTCCAACACGGCCACTCTATCACCCCCCTCCTAAAGAGTGAAAAAAATTTTGCAAAAGCGGTCCAAAAAGGAGCATCAAAAACGCGGGAAATTGGAAAATTAAGAGGGGTACGAGCATTATAAATGGCAATCGCGCAATTTTATTTGTTATTTCCTCGTGGCAGGCCTCAATAAGTTCTTCTTCCAGCCTGATAAGGACACCATGTATGGCCTCACCATGCAGTCCTCTTTCTAAAATTTGCAAAAGAGTGCGGCGATGAAGGGAGGAAATGGCCTGAACGCAGGCTTTTGGATCCTGCCCCTGCTGCAAAAGAGCCAGCCATTGCGTCACGATCAGCGGAAATTCGCCTTCATGCTTTTTAATATACTGCAAAACACCCTGTTTGACCGATTGGCCCTTTTCAATAGCGCGTTTTACGGAACTTAATAACTCCAATGGTGGTGCTAAACCTTCCATTTCAATCTCCTTCCCATCGAAAAAATCCAAATCAGTCCGCCTAAAAAGATTAATGACGACATTAAGATAAGTTTTTGGTGCTCTTTGAATCCAAATTGCATGATCACAAAGAAAAGTAGTGCGACATAAAGAGCGGTGACAATTATCGCCTGCATCTTCAATTGTTGACTCACTTGTCCAGACCTACGTCGAAAATCTTCGTGCATTTTTAATTCTCGTCGAAGCGCCTTTACTTGATCGATGCAACGACTTTGCGAACGATCAATTTCTAAAATCTCATCCCGGAAATCCTGTAGCAGAGCGGATTTCATGGCGATGACATTTTCCGACATCGCCAGTGATTGATAGAGTTCCATGAGCTGATGGCGCATCCAACCGGATTGATTTTCGATGGCTGCATACAAAGATGAGCGGAAAGATTTTCCCGTTTGCAGACCTAAAATCACCGCATCTAACAGCGGAATCAGCGCGCTTCGCATTCGTTTCATCAGGAAAAAACGCAAAATTCGCGGAAAAAACTTTAAAGTTATCAAAAGAATGCCGATGAAAAGCCACAGTGAAGGTGCGGTTGGCATGTTTGCGGTGAAAAAGCAGATCACAACAAGGTTCAAGATCGAAAGAGTTCGAACAAGTTGTTGAGAGAAAGCGAATTCACGCGCCATCGACGAAAGAATTCGATGAACGAGCACGTGTCCGATCAGCGAAATCATAAAAATGATGAGCAAAGGGCACCTCCACCGGATCTTGAAGTTCGCAAAAAATATGCAAGGTAAATTTTTTGTTGACGAGGCTGGTCTAATTGTTGAAGACTTAAGTTAAGAAAAGTTTTTATGTTAGAAACAACAACAACGTTTGCATCCTAGGAGGAGCACATGGCAAAGAAAGCAGCAAAAAAAGCTACAAAAAAAGCAGCTAAAAAAACTACTAAGAAAGCCGCTAAGAAAACTACAAAGAAAGCTACTAAAAAAGCTTCTAAGAAGTAATTCTTACGGAACTAGTTTAGTTCTTAACGGAAACCCCAGAGGAAACTCTGGGGTTTTTTTATACCCTGAAACCCGCTCTGGGTGCGCATTTCCGGTCGACGGACATTTTCTATAAATTCCAAAAATAGAAAATCCCGAAAGCTTTCACCTTCAGGATTTTTCTAAGAAACACATTTTAAATTTTTAAATTTCGCGGACTAGAAATAGTAGATGGCACCGACTGAACCGTTCGGCAAAATCATCGAACGTTTTACTTCCCACATCGCCGTCAATTCCCCAAAGAAAGACAATCCGGCGAATTCACCATTAAGTTGATTGTACTGAAGACCCGCTGACGCATTGACAAAATCCGTGCCAAAACGACCGGTTTTTTTCTCGCTTTCAGTCAAAACACGGTCCAGGATGTCAGAGTTTTCGTAATCGCTGGATCTTCCACGCGAGTTGTACCAGCGCGAATAACCCACTGTTGTGTAAGGCGCCAAGAAATCACCATCAAAAGCGTGTTTCCAAGCTACTTGGAAGGTGTTGTAACCAGGTCCTGTGCCAAATCCCGCAACAACTCCATCGGCTTCTTCAAAATTTAGTTCCATGTTAAAGCCGGCAACTCCCAAAGTTCCGCCTACCGCGACTCCCGCGCCCACTTTTCTTTCGGCGCGCATCTTTAGTGTCGTGTCGTAGGAATAACCGCTAGAGCCTGAGTAATAAGTGTTTGCAGCTCCTGGAATTGAATGGATCACGTCACTTGAAGTAGAACGCTGCGGAGGAGAATGAACCGTAGGAGAAGCCATTACAGGTGCTTCTTCCTCTTCCACATTTCCTTGATCAATAACCAAAGCACCTTGCTGAGGACGTTCTTCAAATGCATTTGATTGATGTTGCATGCGGATGTCGCGGGCGTATTCCGCTTCGATCGAGCGCGACTTCGATTTGATAGTTGCTGCATCAGAGCCAAGATTCAAAGGGGCCGCATGGGCCTGAACAAAGCTCAAGAAAAGGAGTGCTCCCAAGGAACACGCTGAAACTTTTAACATAGGACCTCCTTATAGGGAGATCTAAAAAATACGGGCTCTTACGCCTTCTTCCTGAAAGAACTTTTTAATCGCGGGACCATCTAATGGTTCCAATCTAAAAAGGAGCTTATGAACAAGGTCATAAGTTTCTTCCGCTTTCTTAGATCTCATATTGTGAGTAAAATATGCCATGTCATCGCTGATTTTGACCGCGTTATCAAGCAATCTTGCCACATCTTGATTCTTGGTGGTTTTATCCAAAAGAACCAGTGTTTTGTTGAAGTTTGTCGTCAGTCTATCCAACTGCTGAATCATATTGGTGACCGAGCCTTCATTTTTTTCAACGAGATCAATCAGTTTTCCCGCTAAACCATAGCTTTGTGAGATCAACTGATCGATACGCGGAGGATCTTCTCCCCGAACATAGTCACCCGAAGAAAATTCTGCGGCTTCCCCACTTCCCGGAGAGATTTCTAAAAACTTTTCCCCGATCACACCCGCTAGATTGATGAAAAATTTGGAATCTTTACGGACACTGGTCCAGGCTTTTTTATCTACGGTGATTGTTAGACGCAGTTTCACCTCTTCACCATTAGCCATTTTAAAAGAGGGATCGAAGTTAATTGATTTTACCTTGCCTACTTTAATACCCATAACGCGGACTGGAGATCCTTCTTCGATTCCACCAGCATAGTTGTACATGACATTAAGTTCTTTAGAGTTAGAAAAAGGAGAAATGAAACCCATAAAGTAAGCGAACACCACAATGAGCGCTACAGAGACAAGAGCCAGCAAACCTACCTTGGTTTCAACCTTCATACGTTCTCCTAATAAAGATAACTAAAAGTATAGGACAAAATAAAATCAATCACAATAATTGCAATCGAAGCCACGACCACGGTGTTCGTCGTTGCTCTGCCGACACCTTCGGCGCCTTGTTGACATCGAAAACCAAAGTAGCAAGCAACGATGGGAATGACTCCTCCGAAACAAGCACCTTTGATCGCGGCAAAAACCATATCTTGAAATTGCACAAAACGATCCATCGACGTGAGAAACATCGATGGTGTGTAGCCTAAGTAATGTTGGCTGACGATAATGGCAGAGAAAATACAGGTCATATTCGCGATGATCGTCAACATCATGCATCCCAAAACACAGGCCAGAAATCTTGGAACTACAAGGTAATTTACCGGATCAATACCGAGCATTTTAAATGCATCGACTTGCTCTGTGATTTGCATCGTCCCCACTTCGGAGGCGTAACCTGCTCCCACGCGAGAGGTCAGAAGAAGTGCGGTAAGAATGGCGCCAAGTTCTCGCAGAATGAGCAAAGCCGCAAACCCCGGAACCATCGAGTCGTTTTGGATAACCAGCTTCATATGGAATGACGATTCTAAGATCGTCACAATAGCGGCAAATGAAACGCAGAAAAGAATGATGATCAAACTTTTGTTCGCTACGAAATAAAGCTGCTGAAAGAACTCTTTTCTGCGGAATGGAGGACTGAACACTCCCGTCATTGTTTCGGCGATTAAAGAAATCATGAGCGGTAGCCTCGAATCATTTGTAAGATCACTTCGCCTAAAAAGCTTGTCATCCAGTCCACAACAACGATGCAAATCATAGTGCTCACGGATGTCGCAACCACCGCGCGCCCGACACCCTTGGCTCCGCCCGTCGTAGTGAAACCCTTGAAAGTACAGATGGTTGCTAAAACAAGCGCGAAAGCTCCGCATTTAATTACGCCACTTAAAATAGAGACCGGACTGACAATCATGGGAACATGGCGAAGGTATTCTTCAAAGTTCACCCCCGCAAACGCGTACCCCATCAACATTCCACCGAACACGGACATGATAAGTCCGCCACCCAGTAAGAAGAAACTAGAGATGATGATACCTAAAAACCGTGGCGCGATAATCTCTTGCATGGGATCCGCGCCCAAACAGCGAACGGCATCAATTTGTTCTGTCACCCGCATGGTTCCTAATTCCGCTGATGTGAAAGCGCCGACTTTTCCACTCAACATGAAAGCGATGAGTAAAGGTCCCACTTCACGGAAGGTACCACTGGTGGCAAGGCCTCCCAAATATCCTAAGGCACCGAATTCTTTCATTTGCAGAGCAAACTGCACTGTCATAATGGCGCCAACAAAAAAGCCGGCCATCGCTGTCGTGAAAAAACTGTCAGCCGTAACCTTCCAAATCTGTTCGAAAACTTCGTGGATTTTAATTTTTTTATAAAAAAGAGATCTTAGAATTTTCTGTAGAAAAAGCAGGGCTCCCCCCACCTCATCTAAAATTGATATGAAGAGGGTCATGCGCTTAAGACCTCTGACAGAAAGTCTTTCACCAGAGGGATTTCGGATTTTTTTAATTCATCCGGAGTACCTTGTGCAACGATCTGTCCTTTATCTAAAACGACAATTCTATCGGCAATGGAAAGCGCACAATTCATATCGTGACTGACCACCAAAGATGTCGTCTTCAAAGTTCTAGAAAGGTCTAAAATAAGTTGATTCACGGCAGTTGTTGTCACCGGATCAAGTCCCGTTGTCGGTTCATCAAAAAGAAGAATCCGCGGCTCTAGTGCCACCGTGCGAGCCAGGCTTACGCGCTTTTGCATTCCATAAGAAATTTGTGCCGGAGTTTTTTGCTCAATCCCCTGCAAATTGACCAGGCGTAAAGCTTTGGTTACTTTTTCTTTGATCGTCGCTTCGTCGAAGTTATAGTGACGACGAAGGCCAAAGGCCACGTTTTCAAAAACAGTCAGAGAGTCGAAAAGAGCGGGATGCTGAAAAACCATTCCGCATTTTTTGCGGATCGGCAGATATTGTTCCTCAGTAAATTTAGAAACTTCTTGATCGTCGATCCAGATTTCACCTTCGTCGGGAGTTAAAAGACCTACGAGATTTTTCAATAGAACCGATTTTCCTGTCCCGGATGTCCCCAGAATGAAGATGATCTCGCCCTCGCGGATTTTCAGACTTAATCCGTTGAGCACCGTTCTTGTTCCAAATCTCTTTACGAGGTTCTTAAATTCGATCACAACTCAATGTTAGTTGTCGGAAACTTAGCGGGTCAACCTGCAATTAGTATTGCGGCTTCTGCGGAGGAACTTTTAAATAAAGTCCAGCTATCACCGCGGCTCCTACTAAGTACATAACTATGAACACCCATGGTTCGAAATCTTGAAACAGTATTTTTGAAATCCATTCGGCGATAAAGCCTGAAGGATAAGTCACTTCACTTCCCGTTCCCTGTCGTAAATGTTCTTCCCATATAGTCAGCGGGCACGCGATTCCAAATACAGATTCGATGACGACAATTCCTATCATTGCCAGATGAAGGCGGCGCAACCAAAGATTTCTGACCCATTTCCAGTCCAACCAACCGCCTATCATGATCAACGGAATAGGAATAAGAACACCTAAAACATAGAGGAAATGGCAATAAAGAACGATGTCGGCACTGTATTCTTGATTCATGAATTTAGAATACGCACTCGCAGAAAACGCAAAAGATCCAGTGAATGAATACAGATTGTTACGAAAAAGAAAATCAGGTCATCGCAGTCAAAGGCCCGTCCAGCAAGCCTCTGACAAACTGATGAACACGGGGATCAGAATGCTTTTGTGTTTCTTCAGGATTTCCAGTGATAAGAAGCTCCTGGTCCACCACCACGCCAATTCTATCCGCCATTTGATAGGCACGGTTCATGTCGTTTGTGATCGCAACAACCGTCGAGTTTTTTTCTTTTTTTAATTTCAGAATCAGTTCGATGATTTTTTTGGAAGTGATGGGATCTAAGCCCGCGGTTGGGTCGTCATAGAAAATGATCTCAGGGTCTAGAGCGAGCGCTCTAGCAATTCCGAGGCGTTTTTGCATCCCGCCACTGATCTCGTCGGGGTACAAATCACGTGCATGCGGAATCCCCACCGCATCCAAGAAATACTCTGCTTTCTTTGTAATTTCCCAATCCGTGAGTTTCGTTGTTTCGCGCAAAGGAAAGCAGATGTTTTCCACGCAAGTTAAGGAATCAAAAAGAGCGTTCTTTTGAAACAAAATTCCCATGCGCTTCAGCAGCGGAAGCTTCTCCTTATTGCTTAGCGTTAACCAGTCCTTGTGTTCAATAAAAACTTTGCCATTCTGAGGGGTTACAAGCCCTGACATGGTTTTTAATAACGTGGTTTTCCCCTGCCCGCTGGGGCCCACAATAACGAAGCATTCACCGGCTGCAATATCCAGACTGACACTTTTTAGCACCACGTGATTTTCGAACGCGACCTTGATGTCTTGCAGGCGGATCATACTCATGCTTCGTCCAGTTCTTCTGCCAGCGCCTCTGCGCCGAGCGGTAAGTGTTGTCTCTAAATACGATTTGATATTGAATGTGTGATCGAACGCAAGTTTAAATTTTTTCCATTCGTTTTGAAGCCTTAAGGAGATTTACATGGCTCACAAAAGAAATAAAATTGCCGTTATCGGCGCGGGTTTCGTTGGTTCAACTACTGCTCACTGGGCAGCACAAAAAGAACTTGGCGATGTTGTTATCTTGGACATCAATGAAGGTGCAGCCATCGGTAAAGCTTTGGATCTAGCTCAAGCAGGTCCTATCGAAATGTTCGATACTAAAATCAAAGGCACGAACAAATACGAAGATATCGCAGACTCTGACGTTGTTATCATCACTGCAGGTATGCCACGTAAACCAGGCATGAGCCGCGATGAGCTTGTTGGTATCAACGCGAAAATCGTAAAAGACGTTTGTGAAGGTGTTAAAAAATACGCTCCGAATTCTTTCGTGATCGTAGTTTGTAATCCAATGGACGTTATGGCCGTTTACGCAAAACAAATCTTGGGCTTCCCTCGTGAGCGCGTTATCGGAATGGGCGGTTGCTTAGATTCAGCTCGCTTCCGTGAATTCATCGCTGAAGAGTTGAATGTGTCTGTAAAAGACGTGAACGGTATTGTTATCGGTAACCACGGCGATGCGATGATGCCTCTAGTTCGTCACGCTTCAGTTTCTGGTATTCCTCTTACAGAGCTTCTCCCTGCTGACAAAATCGCAGCTATCGTAGCTCGTACAAAACAAGCCGGCGCTGAAATCGGTGGCCACTTGAAAACAGGTTCTGCATACTACGCTCCTTCACGTGGCGCGATCGAAATGGCTGAAGCTATCTTGAAAGACCAAAAACGCGTTCTTCCAGTTGCTGTTGAGTTGACTGGTGAGTTCGGTGTTAACGAAGGTTTGATGGTCGGTGTTCTTGCTACTATCGGTGGCAAAGGTATCGAAAAAGTTCACAAGTTCGAAATGAACCCTGCTGAACAAGAAGAATTCAAAAAGTCAGTAGATGCAGTTCGCACACTAGTTTCTGCTCTTAAAAACGTTCAATAATCGGAGATAAAATGAATATTCATGAGTATCAGGCCAAAGAGATTCTCAGAAAATTTGGCGTAGCGACGTTAAAAGGTAAAGTCGCGCACTCACCTGAAGAGGCAGTGGCTGCTGCAAAAGAAATCGGTGGAAATATTTGGGTTGTAAAAGCTCAGATTCACGCTGGTGGCCGCGGTAAAGGCGGCGGTGTTAAGATTGCTAAGACTTTGCAAGAAGTTGAAGATCTAACGAAAAAAATGATCGGCATGACTTTGGTGACTCACCAAACAGGTCCTGAAGGGAAAGTAGTTCAAAAAGTTTTCATCGAGCAAGGTTGCAACATCGCTAAAGAATACTACGTTGCATGCTTGATCGACCGCGCTACAGGAAGAGCGGCAATG
This window contains:
- the mdh gene encoding malate dehydrogenase, which translates into the protein MAHKRNKIAVIGAGFVGSTTAHWAAQKELGDVVILDINEGAAIGKALDLAQAGPIEMFDTKIKGTNKYEDIADSDVVIITAGMPRKPGMSRDELVGINAKIVKDVCEGVKKYAPNSFVIVVCNPMDVMAVYAKQILGFPRERVIGMGGCLDSARFREFIAEELNVSVKDVNGIVIGNHGDAMMPLVRHASVSGIPLTELLPADKIAAIVARTKQAGAEIGGHLKTGSAYYAPSRGAIEMAEAILKDQKRVLPVAVELTGEFGVNEGLMVGVLATIGGKGIEKVHKFEMNPAEQEEFKKSVDAVRTLVSALKNVQ
- a CDS encoding ABC transporter ATP-binding protein; the protein is MSMIRLQDIKVAFENHVVLKSVSLDIAAGECFVIVGPSGQGKTTLLKTMSGLVTPQNGKVFIEHKDWLTLSNKEKLPLLKRMGILFQKNALFDSLTCVENICFPLRETTKLTDWEITKKAEYFLDAVGIPHARDLYPDEISGGMQKRLGIARALALDPEIIFYDDPTAGLDPITSKKIIELILKLKKEKNSTVVAITNDMNRAYQMADRIGVVVDQELLITGNPEETQKHSDPRVHQFVRGLLDGPLTAMT
- a CDS encoding MlaE family ABC transporter permease, with product MTLFISILDEVGGALLFLQKILRSLFYKKIKIHEVFEQIWKVTADSFFTTAMAGFFVGAIMTVQFALQMKEFGALGYLGGLATSGTFREVGPLLIAFMLSGKVGAFTSAELGTMRVTEQIDAVRCLGADPMQEIIAPRFLGIIISSFFLLGGGLIMSVFGGMLMGYAFAGVNFEEYLRHVPMIVSPVSILSGVIKCGAFALVLATICTFKGFTTTGGAKGVGRAVVATSVSTMICIVVVDWMTSFLGEVILQMIRGYRS
- a CDS encoding ABC transporter ATP-binding protein; this encodes MIEFKNLVKRFGTRTVLNGLSLKIREGEIIFILGTSGTGKSVLLKNLVGLLTPDEGEIWIDDQEVSKFTEEQYLPIRKKCGMVFQHPALFDSLTVFENVAFGLRRHYNFDEATIKEKVTKALRLVNLQGIEQKTPAQISYGMQKRVSLARTVALEPRILLFDEPTTGLDPVTTTAVNQLILDLSRTLKTTSLVVSHDMNCALSIADRIVVLDKGQIVAQGTPDELKKSEIPLVKDFLSEVLSA
- a CDS encoding DUF2784 domain-containing protein produces the protein MNQEYSADIVLYCHFLYVLGVLIPIPLIMIGGWLDWKWVRNLWLRRLHLAMIGIVVIESVFGIACPLTIWEEHLRQGTGSEVTYPSGFIAEWISKILFQDFEPWVFIVMYLVGAAVIAGLYLKVPPQKPQY
- a CDS encoding MlaD family protein, with protein sequence MKVETKVGLLALVSVALIVVFAYFMGFISPFSNSKELNVMYNYAGGIEEGSPVRVMGIKVGKVKSINFDPSFKMANGEEVKLRLTITVDKKAWTSVRKDSKFFINLAGVIGEKFLEISPGSGEAAEFSSGDYVRGEDPPRIDQLISQSYGLAGKLIDLVEKNEGSVTNMIQQLDRLTTNFNKTLVLLDKTTKNQDVARLLDNAVKISDDMAYFTHNMRSKKAEETYDLVHKLLFRLEPLDGPAIKKFFQEEGVRARIF
- a CDS encoding PLP-dependent cysteine synthase family protein translates to MSQIYNSILDTVGDTPIVALHNVTKGSKHKFFAKVEYFNPGGSIKDRVAVAMIEEAEKRGDLKPGGTIVEATSGNTGVGLALAAAVKGYKCIFVMPEKMSEEKRALLRAYGAQVVITPMVEPEDPLSHYSVSKKIAEQTPGAFLANQFFNPDNPTRHYRTTGPEIWEQMDGKIDMLVGGAGTGGTLSGCAKFLKEKKSDVKVICADPIGSILYDLFYHKKIVDPPGSYKVEGIGEDMLPGNVHLDIYDGFIRVSDPEAFDMTRRLVSEEGLLVGPSSATALVGALKASEKLEKPSNIVVIFPDSGRQYLSKAFNDKWMIENGFLKEADVKTAFNRVISAEEALKNLKK
- a CDS encoding MlaE family ABC transporter permease, whose translation is MISLIAETMTGVFSPPFRRKEFFQQLYFVANKSLIIILFCVSFAAIVTILESSFHMKLVIQNDSMVPGFAALLILRELGAILTALLLTSRVGAGYASEVGTMQITEQVDAFKMLGIDPVNYLVVPRFLACVLGCMMLTIIANMTCIFSAIIVSQHYLGYTPSMFLTSMDRFVQFQDMVFAAIKGACFGGVIPIVACYFGFRCQQGAEGVGRATTNTVVVASIAIIVIDFILSYTFSYLY